The Xiphophorus hellerii strain 12219 chromosome 6, Xiphophorus_hellerii-4.1, whole genome shotgun sequence genomic interval TTTAGTCttaatatatgttttattacatttcctcTCCGTTTGTAGACATGCATATAGTTTGGATATTGTTTTTTTGGGAGGTCTTCCGTTGCTCGAATCTAATAGGATTTTAAGTATACCTGCCTCGTCCTCCTCcaaatattttatacttttattgtaGTAGTGCCTTAACTGGAGGTAtctaaaaaagtcacatttttccaGGTTATAGTTATCTTGAagttgtttaaaactttttaattcattattcTTTGTAATCTTCCAATAACTTGTTATGCCTTTTTGTGACCACTGTGTAAATCTCTTATCCATTCTTGCAGGGAGAAAATCTCTATCATAAACTGGCCATCTTAAAATTCGAGCATTTCTTTCAGTCTTTActtgctttaatattttatgccATATGTCCAATGGTCCTTTTATCCATAAGGGTATTAGGTCAGAatctatatgttttttaataaaacaatgatCTCCGAGCCAGGACTGTAGAGGTATATCTCTATAAGACAGATCTACCTCTTTCCATTTAGCTTCACATGTTGGGTCACACCAACCCACTAACACTTTCATCTGCGCTGCTCTGTAATAATCCTCTAGGTGTGGTAAAGCCCCTCCACCCCTTTCAggtctttgtgtttctgatgtTCAGGAACCGATGAGCTTCATCAGTTTCATCAACCTTCCCGTCTCTGGGTGTTCTGTTGGGTTTATCTGGGATAGCAGAGAATCAGGAATGTGACGCTGAGCGTTCCCAGTTTGTTCCCAGCTTGGTTCCAGTTGGTTCCAAAGTTGGTTCCCAGGTGAGGCTGCAGGTGTGAAACTCCTCATCCGAGAGGTGGGATTGATTTCTGTCAGGTTTCTGTTCCCAGTGACTCCAGATTCCCTCAGATGAAACCAGTTGGAGCTGCTGGGGCGTCTGACGCAGCAGCAGCGTTGACGGAGGACGGTTCTGTCTCGGTCTTTAGAGTGGAGCATTAATAAATGATGTTGGATGTGACGGCGACTTCTTCTGCTTCCCTGCGTTCCTCTGTCCCGATGAATCATTTATCAGCTGAAGACCTCCTGATTTTCCTGGTGTTGGACGAAGCGGATGAACTTCCTGATCCTCTTGACTCCCTGAGCTCCTCCTGGGCAGCAGCGCCTGGATGACTTGGCTCTGGTTCGGATTCTTGGGATTATCATCGCCGGGTCTTAGCGCTGACCCAGATGCAGCGGCGCCGTCCAGGACACCCGCCGCTTCCTGATCCCATCAGCTCCGAATGTGGGTCAGTGAGCAGAGAGCTTTTCACAACTCCACCTGTTCCAGCCCCACAGGACACCTGGAGGGTCGACTGGGACACCTGGAGGGTCGACTGGGACACCTGGAGGGTCAACTGGGACACCTGGAGGGTCAACTGGGACAGCCAGAGGGTCGACTGGGACACCCGGAGGGTCGACTGGGACACCCGGTGGGTCTACTGGGACACCTGGATTGTCCACTGGGACACCTGGTGGGTCAACTGGGACACCTGGATTGTCGACTGGGACACCTGGAGGGTAGACTGGGACACCTGGTGGGTCAACTGGGACACCTGGATTGTCGACTGGGACACCTGGATTGTCGACTGGGACACCTGGAGGGTCGACTGGGACACCTGGTGGGTCAACTGGGACTGCCGGAGGGTCAACTGGGACAGCCGGAGGGTCAACTGGGACACCTGGAGGGTCAACTGGGACTGCCGGAGGGTCAACTGGGACAGCCGGAGGGTCAACTGGGACACCTGGAGGGTCAACTGGGATTGCTGGAGGGCTGGTTGGGAAACCCAGGTCTGGATCTCTGCTAGAGCCCCTTCCTCATATCTCCTCAAATATTTCAGAACGTCTGTTCAGCCTTTAAAAGCTGCAGTTATTCCACCCCAGTTTCAGGAGATGTTAGATGTTCTGCTGTTAAAAGCCATCATGATGTTGatgtgaagaaataaaatttataaacccttttttttttttatcccaatCGGAAAGTCAATGTGTCTACAAAGAGTTGCTGTGGATGGCGATGCTGTGGGCAGTAAGGATCTCATGTAGCAGTCAGTATCGTAGTGAATTTGAATTGGCCTCTTACTGAAGACTGTTGCATGACATGACTAACGGCTCAAAATCTCTGCCCTGCCATTAGAAAGCCAggcagagagatgttggagtaggggattcGCTCTGAGATGAgttgaacttcctccttctctctctcatCCTTTTGAATTCCTCTGGGActtggggtcaaagttcaggaaTTATTTCAGCTTCTGAGATGCTAATGCAAACTGGacccagttgtaaaaacaataccttgttACCACGGTTACGCATCATAATAACTGTCAAAGAGTGAGAAGCAGAGGGAATAGACCAGCCGGGAAACGCCTCTGGACCAGCCGGGGAACGCCTCTGGACCCGGGAAACGCCTCTGGACCCGGGGAACGCCTCTGGACCCGGGAAACGCCTCTGGACCTGGGTAACGCCTCTGGACCCGGGGAACGCCTCTGGACCAGCCGCTGGCTTTGGTCGCCTTA includes:
- the LOC116721017 gene encoding uncharacterized protein LOC116721017, which produces MKVLVGWCDPTCEAKWKEVDLSYRDIPLQSWLGDHCFIKKHIDSDLIPLWIKGPLDIWHKILKQVKTERNARILRWPVYDRDFLPARMDKRFTQWSQKGITSYWKITKNNELKSFKQLQDNYNLEKCDFFRYLQLRHYYNKSIKYLEEDEAGILKILLDSSNGRPPKKTISKLYACLQTERKCNKTYIKTKWEKEAKITINEEVWLNICNSVIHMSSSGLWKEFSWKCLVRFFVTPNIKSKYCNDTEKAKCWRNSGNVSAGHFHIFWECIKIAPYWSEVIKEINTKMDLNLCCDFTVVFLGNLPRN